From one Bacteroidota bacterium genomic stretch:
- a CDS encoding YceI family protein, which translates to MKFFKLILTLFILPAAIIAKGQSNYVLASDHKITIDGTSNVHEWEEVAQTASGDAVVLWNTDGSFNIQKLNIKVSVKSIKSDKGSIMDDKTYDALKGEKYPYITFKMLSIKSITKSGTGYAVKINGELTIAGVTKNVDISGMVYVKEKGKLYIETSKAIKMSDYGIDPPTAMMGAMKVGDDITIKFKLNYTIK; encoded by the coding sequence ATGAAATTCTTCAAATTAATATTAACCCTCTTTATACTACCTGCTGCAATAATTGCAAAAGGTCAAAGTAATTATGTATTGGCAAGTGACCATAAAATCACTATTGATGGTACTTCAAATGTACATGAATGGGAAGAGGTAGCCCAAACAGCTTCAGGAGATGCAGTTGTATTGTGGAATACTGACGGAAGTTTTAATATTCAGAAATTAAATATTAAAGTTTCCGTAAAATCTATTAAAAGCGATAAAGGTTCAATCATGGACGATAAAACCTATGATGCGCTGAAAGGCGAAAAATACCCTTATATCACTTTTAAAATGTTATCTATCAAATCAATCACAAAAAGTGGAACCGGTTATGCTGTTAAAATAAACGGTGAACTAACTATTGCCGGAGTTACTAAAAATGTAGATATCAGCGGTATGGTTTACGTAAAAGAAAAAGGTAAACTCTACATTGAAACTTCCAAAGCAATTAAAATGAGCGATTATGGCATTGATCCGCCAACAGCTATGATGGGTGCAATGAAAGTAGGGGATGACATTACTATCAAATTCAAATTAAATTACACTATTAAATAA
- a CDS encoding c-type cytochrome, giving the protein MRKFFKWLGITVLTLIVILAIVVLLMVNKTNSMAKATYEVTLPKFVATNDSASLVRGEVIANSLCGGCHGGDFAGTEFFKDDATGSVPAPNITSGGKTKNYTDADWLRVIRYGVKPDNHGVIIMPSKEMGTMSNTDLAALVGYLKTVAPSDKTWPAPEFTMFSKVLAGAGLFGDLYHAKIIDLNDTSTRVAPTFGTSPEFGAYTVGFHGCKSCHGDNMNGKKTPDPISPPGSNITKGGNFGKWSLEQFKTTLRSGTTPEGKSLDPKFMPWVPIGLMTDTELEAIYNYLQTLPAMPDDETVTKWNEKHQ; this is encoded by the coding sequence ATGCGCAAATTTTTTAAATGGTTGGGCATTACTGTGCTCACACTTATTGTAATTCTGGCTATTGTAGTTTTATTAATGGTCAACAAAACAAATAGTATGGCTAAGGCCACTTATGAAGTTACCTTACCCAAATTTGTTGCTACAAACGATTCTGCTTCGCTCGTTCGGGGAGAAGTTATTGCAAATTCATTGTGTGGTGGCTGCCATGGCGGCGATTTTGCCGGGACTGAGTTTTTTAAAGATGATGCCACCGGCAGTGTTCCGGCACCTAATATTACTTCAGGTGGTAAAACAAAAAATTATACCGATGCCGACTGGCTCAGAGTAATTCGTTACGGCGTAAAACCGGATAATCATGGCGTAATTATTATGCCGAGCAAAGAAATGGGCACCATGAGTAATACCGATCTTGCTGCCCTGGTTGGTTATCTTAAAACTGTTGCCCCAAGCGATAAAACATGGCCCGCTCCTGAATTTACAATGTTCAGCAAAGTTTTAGCAGGCGCAGGTTTGTTCGGCGATTTATATCATGCAAAAATTATCGACCTGAACGATACTTCAACACGCGTTGCTCCAACTTTCGGAACTTCTCCGGAATTTGGTGCCTATACTGTTGGTTTTCACGGTTGCAAATCTTGTCACGGCGATAATATGAATGGCAAAAAAACACCCGACCCAATTTCTCCTCCCGGTTCCAATATTACCAAAGGTGGAAATTTCGGAAAATGGTCGCTCGAGCAATTTAAAACAACATTGCGTTCAGGAACTACACCCGAAGGCAAATCGCTGGATCCGAAATTTATGCCCTGGGTGCCAATCGGTTTAATGACGGATACCGAATTGGAAGCCATTTATAATTATTTGCAAACCCTACCGGCAATGCCCGATGATGAAACTGTAACTAAATGGAATGAAAAGCATCAATAA
- a CDS encoding DUF1572 family protein: MSAQYLQSVIKQFEYYKLLGEKTFNQMPDEKLFWQMNEDSNSVAIIVKHLSGNMLSRWTDFLNSDGEKEWRNRDAEFENDIDTRQKMMTVWQAGWEVFLQTLNALTEADLDKIIYIRNQGHTVLEAINRQLAHYPYHIGQIVYIGKLYATHWESLSIPRGNSQQFNAEKFAKPKGMEHFTDDVLKNKK, from the coding sequence ATGTCTGCTCAATATTTACAAAGTGTCATCAAACAATTTGAATATTACAAATTGTTAGGCGAAAAAACATTTAATCAAATGCCGGATGAAAAATTGTTCTGGCAAATGAATGAAGACAGCAATAGTGTCGCCATCATTGTAAAACATTTATCGGGAAATATGCTCAGCCGTTGGACTGATTTTTTAAACAGCGATGGCGAAAAAGAATGGCGCAACCGCGATGCGGAGTTTGAAAATGATATTGACACCAGACAAAAAATGATGACTGTTTGGCAAGCAGGGTGGGAGGTGTTTTTGCAAACATTAAATGCATTAACTGAAGCTGATCTTGACAAAATTATTTATATCCGCAATCAGGGGCATACGGTGCTAGAAGCCATTAACAGGCAGTTGGCGCATTATCCATATCATATTGGGCAGATTGTATATATCGGAAAATTGTATGCCACGCATTGGGAATCGCTTTCGATACCGCGCGGTAATTCGCAACAATTTAATGCTGAAAAATTTGCAAAGCCAAAAGGGATGGAACATTTTACAGATGATGTTTTAAAAAATAAAAAATAA
- a CDS encoding acyl-CoA thioesterase — protein MQTTSLPKSAESKVQARFPDCDPFNHLNNSKYIDYIINAREDHLMQVYNFDLHQMARTTGITWVVAQTNISYMLPVNCMETVTIETRLLTAFPKMLLMEAVMWNDDKTKVKAMMWCYFAHYNLRSGKSQEHSAELMTFFDQIGDPIPENPTFDERAKFYRNINNN, from the coding sequence ATGCAAACAACCTCATTACCTAAATCGGCAGAAAGTAAAGTGCAGGCACGTTTCCCCGATTGCGACCCGTTTAATCATTTAAATAATTCGAAATATATCGACTACATTATTAATGCACGTGAAGACCATTTGATGCAAGTATACAACTTCGACCTGCACCAAATGGCCAGAACAACCGGGATTACCTGGGTGGTGGCGCAAACCAATATTTCGTATATGCTGCCGGTTAATTGTATGGAAACAGTCACGATTGAAACCCGATTACTCACCGCATTTCCAAAAATGTTGTTAATGGAAGCTGTTATGTGGAATGACGATAAAACAAAAGTAAAAGCGATGATGTGGTGTTATTTTGCACACTACAATTTACGCAGCGGAAAAAGTCAGGAACACAGTGCTGAATTAATGACTTTTTTTGATCAAATTGGAGACCCGATTCCGGAAAATCCTACCTTTGATGAAAGAGCTAAATTTTATCGCAATATCAATAATAATTAA
- a CDS encoding TetR/AcrR family transcriptional regulator, giving the protein MSKELSKSERTRLFIIEQTAPVFNAKGFAGTSLNDMTEATGLTKGGIYGNFANKDEVALAAFDYNFGRITNYIKKRILATENSIERLLVYPNVYRDFLKIPFLKAGCPILNTSTEADDTHPELRERAATALAFWKTSLENQIKRGIQRNEIKSCTKPAEVAVVMMSLIEGAVMQAKVHGKSTELKITMQFLTQYILSLKE; this is encoded by the coding sequence ATGTCCAAAGAGTTGAGCAAATCGGAGCGCACCAGGTTGTTTATTATTGAACAAACGGCACCGGTGTTTAATGCAAAGGGGTTTGCAGGGACTTCGCTGAACGACATGACTGAGGCGACGGGACTTACCAAGGGCGGCATTTACGGCAATTTTGCGAATAAAGATGAGGTGGCGCTGGCAGCATTTGATTATAATTTTGGGCGGATTACCAACTACATTAAAAAACGTATTCTGGCTACCGAAAATTCGATTGAACGTTTGCTGGTGTATCCGAATGTGTATCGCGATTTTTTGAAAATTCCTTTTTTAAAAGCGGGTTGTCCGATATTAAATACGTCAACTGAAGCAGATGATACGCATCCTGAATTGCGCGAACGCGCTGCAACTGCACTTGCTTTTTGGAAGACATCACTTGAAAATCAAATTAAACGCGGCATACAACGCAACGAAATAAAAAGTTGCACTAAACCTGCTGAAGTAGCAGTTGTTATGATGTCGCTCATTGAAGGTGCTGTGATGCAGGCAAAGGTGCATGGTAAATCCACGGAATTAAAAATTACCATGCAGTTTTTAACACAATATATTTTGAGTTTAAAAGAATAA